Proteins from a genomic interval of Bradyrhizobium sp. CCBAU 53340:
- a CDS encoding IclR family transcriptional regulator has product MLDLFTEAHPQWSPEELMNELGYTRPTLYRYLKSLKDSGFLMPTRGGRFALGPRVVEMDYLSRRSDPLIATATPHLERLTAAHPCTALIVRWYGDKILCVASIASAVNPVSSYPRGRPMPMGRGAIARSIMAFLPKQRVMPLVTRYAVDLRSIGVGDAPDDILAALKRVRRAGVAVAFGEVTPGAVGIAAPILDAGYPTASLCITIAGQHANGELIDRISSEVREAARQISDAVESETT; this is encoded by the coding sequence GTGCTCGATCTCTTCACCGAGGCGCATCCGCAATGGTCGCCCGAGGAGCTCATGAACGAGCTCGGCTATACCAGGCCGACGCTGTATCGCTACCTGAAGAGCCTGAAGGACAGCGGCTTCCTGATGCCGACGCGCGGCGGCCGGTTCGCACTCGGCCCACGCGTGGTCGAGATGGATTATCTCAGCCGCCGCTCCGATCCGTTGATCGCAACCGCTACGCCGCACCTGGAACGCCTCACGGCCGCGCACCCCTGCACGGCGCTGATCGTGCGCTGGTATGGCGATAAAATATTGTGCGTCGCCTCGATCGCATCCGCCGTGAATCCGGTCAGTAGCTATCCGCGCGGCAGACCGATGCCGATGGGGCGCGGCGCGATCGCGCGCTCGATCATGGCCTTTCTGCCCAAGCAGCGCGTCATGCCGCTGGTGACGCGATACGCTGTCGATCTGCGCAGCATCGGCGTCGGCGACGCGCCCGACGACATCCTTGCTGCGTTGAAGCGCGTGCGGCGCGCCGGCGTTGCCGTCGCCTTCGGCGAAGTGACGCCGGGCGCGGTCGGGATCGCCGCCCCGATCCTCGATGCAGGCTATCCGACCGCAAGCCTTTGCATCACGATCGCCGGCCAACATGCCAATGGCGAGCTGATCGATCGCATCAGCTCGGAGGTTCGCGAAGCGGCCCGGCAGATCTCCGATGCCGTCGAAAGTGAGACAACATAG
- a CDS encoding FAD-dependent monooxygenase, whose amino-acid sequence MRQAEANIHAPVVVVGGGPVGMGLAIGLGLRGIKTIVVERYEQPQPIPKGQNLTQRTMEHFHFWGAEAALRAARTIPPDYGIGGMTSHGTLLSGDNYNWLQRELVRPFYFTDNERLPQYATEAVLRQRAAQLPAIDLRYGWTCQDVRPEADGVILDIVNREGLQQSLRADYVVGCDGSRSVVRERAGITQTRSDHDRLMVLLVFRSAELHRLLGRFPGKSFYSVLHPDLDGYWKFFGRVDLGTTWFFHAPVPADTTADNFDFRRLLHEAAGAEFDVDIEHIGFWDLRFTLADSYRAGHVFIAGDAAHSHPPYGGYGINSGFEDAVNLTWKLAGALQGWAPASLLDSYDAERRPVFASTARDFIETSIFRDRDFLRQHDPARDRADFEAAWLARQSGARAEVNAFEPNYEGSPIVFGPTGGVSSAIGSHAYAARAGHHLAPQPLSSGKNVFEELGDGFTLIDLADGAAAAAFRQAAAWLGTPLKVIEDTASGGREKYEAGQILVRPDQFVAYAGNNADDASKILMRAVGRF is encoded by the coding sequence GTGAGGCAGGCTGAGGCGAACATCCACGCGCCGGTCGTCGTCGTTGGCGGCGGACCGGTCGGAATGGGCCTGGCGATCGGCCTTGGCCTGCGCGGCATCAAGACCATCGTGGTCGAACGCTACGAGCAGCCGCAGCCGATCCCGAAGGGACAGAATCTCACCCAGCGGACGATGGAGCATTTCCATTTCTGGGGCGCGGAGGCGGCGCTGCGGGCGGCCCGCACCATTCCACCCGACTACGGCATCGGTGGAATGACCAGCCACGGCACGCTGCTCAGCGGCGACAATTACAACTGGCTGCAGCGCGAACTGGTTCGGCCATTTTACTTCACCGACAATGAGCGCCTGCCGCAATACGCGACCGAAGCGGTGTTGCGGCAACGGGCAGCGCAACTCCCCGCCATCGATCTGCGCTACGGATGGACATGCCAGGACGTGCGGCCTGAAGCCGACGGCGTCATCCTCGATATCGTCAATCGTGAGGGACTGCAGCAAAGCCTGCGTGCCGATTACGTCGTCGGCTGCGACGGCAGCCGGTCGGTCGTGCGCGAGCGCGCCGGCATAACGCAGACCCGTTCCGACCATGATCGACTGATGGTCTTGCTGGTGTTTCGCTCCGCCGAATTGCACCGCTTGCTCGGCAGGTTTCCGGGCAAGTCCTTCTACAGCGTGCTGCATCCGGATCTCGACGGCTACTGGAAGTTCTTCGGCCGGGTCGATCTGGGCACCACCTGGTTCTTCCACGCCCCGGTCCCCGCCGACACCACGGCCGACAATTTCGATTTCAGGCGCCTGCTGCACGAGGCGGCGGGTGCGGAGTTCGATGTCGACATCGAGCACATCGGTTTCTGGGATCTGCGTTTCACGCTGGCCGACAGCTATCGCGCAGGCCACGTCTTCATCGCCGGTGACGCCGCACACAGCCATCCGCCCTATGGCGGCTATGGCATCAACAGCGGTTTCGAGGACGCCGTCAATCTAACGTGGAAGCTCGCCGGGGCCCTGCAGGGCTGGGCGCCTGCGAGCCTGCTCGACAGCTACGACGCAGAACGTCGCCCCGTCTTCGCATCGACCGCACGCGACTTCATCGAAACATCGATCTTCCGCGACCGGGATTTTCTCCGGCAGCATGATCCGGCGCGAGATCGGGCGGATTTCGAGGCTGCCTGGCTCGCCAGGCAGTCTGGCGCACGCGCGGAAGTCAACGCCTTCGAGCCAAATTACGAGGGATCGCCAATCGTTTTCGGGCCCACAGGCGGCGTCAGCAGCGCAATCGGTTCGCACGCCTATGCAGCGCGCGCCGGCCATCATTTGGCGCCGCAACCTCTGTCATCAGGCAAGAACGTCTTCGAGGAGCTCGGCGACGGCTTCACGCTGATTGATCTGGCGGATGGCGCCGCGGCAGCCGCTTTCAGGCAAGCCGCCGCGTGGCTTGGCACTCCGCTGAAGGTGATTGAGGACACGGCGTCAGGCGGCCGCGAGAAATACGAGGCGGGGCAGATCCTGGTGCGGCCCGATCAGTTTGTTGCCTATGCAGGCAATAATGCTGACGACGCATCCAAGATCCTGATGCGTGCCGTCGGCCGCTTCTGA
- a CDS encoding isochorismatase family protein has translation MPVSHDDPLVLICADLQVEYLIPGRRHVVLDDDAATMRCLGLLALWRSNLWPVMHLKRIAQAAWFNPSSRLTDWMAEARPRPGEMTFEHPLPSAYSSSRFADYMSSVRNLRCVMTGFSLDETILATIVEGFHRSHRYQVITDAVACRQPGTDEAAAYRRSVVNVIANFATIQSSAELIRASGAVAV, from the coding sequence ATGCCGGTCTCCCACGACGATCCGCTGGTCCTGATCTGCGCGGACCTTCAGGTGGAATATCTGATCCCAGGGCGTCGCCACGTCGTGCTCGACGATGACGCTGCCACCATGCGCTGTCTGGGGCTGCTGGCGCTGTGGCGGAGCAATCTCTGGCCGGTGATGCATTTGAAGCGGATCGCGCAGGCGGCGTGGTTCAATCCGTCATCCAGGCTGACGGATTGGATGGCGGAGGCCAGGCCGCGTCCGGGCGAGATGACGTTTGAACATCCGCTGCCCTCGGCCTACAGCTCGTCGCGTTTCGCCGATTACATGTCCAGCGTCCGCAATCTGCGTTGCGTGATGACCGGTTTTTCCCTCGACGAGACCATCCTGGCGACAATCGTCGAGGGGTTTCATCGCAGCCACCGCTATCAGGTGATCACCGATGCCGTTGCCTGCCGCCAGCCGGGCACCGACGAGGCGGCCGCCTATAGACGGTCGGTGGTGAATGTCATTGCCAACTTTGCTACAATCCAGTCCAGCGCCGAACTGATCAGAGCCAGCGGCGCCGTCGCGGTCTAG
- a CDS encoding GNAT family N-acetyltransferase has translation MHGTRIPLARPDSRAITVRLARDPSDLMLVTAIRSAVYLAEQDCPFEEEFDGNDMVAAHFIGYIGNEPAGCLRVRFFGDFAKVERLAVRHQYRRSRLSFKLVQASIDFVKRKGFRKIYGQAQDRLVDFWAHFGAKPLGHNRKITFSDFSYTEMLLEIEPGPDAITLDSDPYVIIRPEGDWDRPGVLDASAGRAVTSPLRDLALADR, from the coding sequence ATGCACGGCACTAGGATTCCCCTCGCCAGGCCCGACTCCCGCGCCATCACCGTTCGCTTGGCGCGCGATCCGAGCGACCTCATGCTGGTGACAGCCATTCGCTCCGCGGTCTATCTCGCCGAGCAGGATTGCCCGTTCGAAGAGGAGTTCGACGGCAACGACATGGTCGCTGCGCATTTCATCGGCTACATCGGCAATGAACCTGCGGGCTGTTTGCGCGTGCGCTTCTTCGGCGATTTCGCCAAGGTCGAACGGCTTGCGGTACGGCACCAATATCGGCGCTCGCGTCTTTCGTTCAAGCTGGTGCAGGCAAGCATCGACTTCGTGAAGCGCAAGGGTTTTCGCAAGATCTACGGCCAGGCGCAGGATCGATTGGTCGATTTCTGGGCTCATTTCGGCGCCAAGCCGCTCGGCCACAACAGGAAGATCACCTTCTCGGATTTCTCCTACACGGAGATGCTGCTTGAGATCGAGCCGGGGCCGGATGCGATCACGCTTGACAGCGATCCCTACGTGATCATCCGTCCCGAGGGCGACTGGGACCGCCCGGGCGTGCTCGATGCCTCGGCAGGGCGGGCCGTAACCTCGCCCCTGCGGGACCTTGCACTCGCCGATCGTTGA
- a CDS encoding LysR family transcriptional regulator: MQQVLHRGAAMMQHHEEALNASWDDLKLFLACAKFKSFRNAAEELGVTSTTLMRRIDRLEESIDCKLFLRDQSGLTLSDEGAAMIADVAHMEQHAFNVFRRASRSSNDTSGTVRVAVTEGPGNFWILPRLIDFQKTYRKITVDLRCAMEQADVARLESDIAIQLEPPTNPDLIVAKLGRLHIYPFVSRDYADLYGVPATLAELPNHRIIKQSAPQVDDSAYARVLGLKSLDGIVGIKTNSSVGVLYAVERGAGVGFLPTVSIALGAPLVAIDLGVSHHADLWLTYHKEFRASERHKIVVDWLKQIFDPRTYPCFRDEFVHPNALVPMMTAAREAFGLTDYVATTPA, encoded by the coding sequence ATGCAGCAAGTATTGCACCGGGGTGCTGCAATGATGCAGCACCATGAAGAAGCGCTAAATGCGTCCTGGGACGATTTGAAATTGTTTTTAGCCTGCGCAAAATTTAAAAGTTTCCGCAATGCCGCCGAAGAGCTCGGCGTCACCTCCACGACATTGATGCGCAGGATCGACCGGCTCGAAGAGAGCATCGATTGCAAGCTTTTCCTGCGTGACCAGAGCGGGCTCACGCTGAGCGACGAAGGCGCTGCGATGATCGCCGACGTCGCGCATATGGAGCAGCACGCCTTCAACGTCTTCCGCCGGGCTTCACGATCCTCCAACGACACGTCGGGCACCGTGCGCGTCGCGGTGACGGAAGGCCCCGGCAATTTCTGGATCCTGCCGCGGCTGATCGACTTCCAGAAGACCTATCGCAAGATCACCGTCGACCTGCGCTGTGCCATGGAGCAGGCCGACGTCGCCCGACTGGAGTCGGACATCGCCATCCAGCTCGAGCCGCCAACCAATCCCGATCTCATCGTCGCCAAACTCGGCCGGCTGCATATCTATCCCTTCGTCTCGAGGGACTATGCAGATCTCTACGGTGTACCGGCGACGCTCGCCGAATTGCCGAACCACCGCATCATCAAGCAGAGCGCACCGCAGGTCGACGACAGCGCCTATGCCCGCGTGCTCGGGTTGAAATCCCTCGACGGCATCGTCGGAATCAAGACCAACTCCTCGGTCGGGGTGCTCTATGCGGTCGAGCGCGGCGCCGGCGTCGGTTTCCTGCCGACGGTGTCGATCGCGCTCGGCGCGCCGCTCGTCGCCATCGACCTCGGCGTCAGCCACCACGCCGATCTCTGGCTGACCTATCACAAGGAGTTCCGCGCCTCCGAGCGGCACAAGATCGTGGTCGATTGGCTGAAGCAGATCTTCGATCCCAGGACCTATCCCTGTTTCCGCGACGAATTCGTCCATCCGAATGCGCTGGTGCCGATGATGACGGCCGCACGCGAGGCCTTCGGATTGACGGACTATGTCGCGACGACGCCGGCTTAA
- a CDS encoding PilZ domain-containing protein, producing the protein MRLKLISSVAIKSPSQRALTDYWDQLSAGRRFPAFTELDATALSHDPKQLVVWSIEGKGPRQKFRALYQGENVSQAFNSDWAGKTMEEVVPMSLRRVTLDAAKQCADTGAAVYMIISTIGPNGRRVECHRLLLPFGRDGAVEQILASLQLTIANTRRRVLGDFKMQADIVFSGLIRPSATVKQPDLAVSNSEPDKTAAAGRDNRKLPRRAVKRAARISFAGKRLTCMVRDISASGALIEDANLALVPDNFRLVMEMESAERRCTVVWRKPKRIGVRFG; encoded by the coding sequence ATGAGGCTCAAACTCATATCGTCTGTGGCGATCAAATCGCCTTCGCAGCGCGCGCTCACCGATTATTGGGATCAATTGTCGGCCGGCCGGCGCTTCCCCGCCTTCACGGAACTTGACGCAACGGCCTTATCGCACGATCCAAAGCAGCTCGTGGTCTGGAGTATCGAGGGCAAAGGGCCCCGCCAGAAGTTCCGCGCGTTGTACCAGGGTGAGAACGTATCGCAGGCTTTCAACTCGGACTGGGCCGGCAAGACCATGGAAGAGGTCGTGCCGATGTCGTTGCGGCGAGTGACGCTGGATGCCGCAAAGCAGTGTGCGGACACAGGTGCTGCCGTCTACATGATCATTTCGACCATTGGCCCCAACGGCCGGCGTGTGGAATGTCACCGTCTGCTATTGCCGTTTGGCCGTGACGGGGCCGTCGAACAAATCCTCGCGTCGCTGCAGCTGACTATCGCCAACACACGGCGTCGGGTCCTCGGCGATTTCAAGATGCAAGCCGATATCGTATTCTCGGGTCTGATCAGGCCGAGCGCGACCGTGAAGCAGCCGGACCTCGCTGTATCGAACAGCGAGCCGGACAAGACAGCGGCGGCCGGGCGCGATAATCGCAAGTTACCGCGGCGTGCCGTGAAACGCGCTGCCAGGATCAGCTTTGCCGGCAAAAGGCTGACCTGCATGGTGCGCGATATTTCCGCCAGCGGTGCTTTAATCGAGGACGCAAATCTTGCGCTGGTTCCGGACAATTTCCGCCTGGTGATGGAAATGGAATCGGCGGAACGGCGCTGCACGGTGGTCTGGCGCAAGCCGAAGCGGATTGGCGTGCGCTTCGGTTGA
- a CDS encoding autotransporter outer membrane beta-barrel domain-containing protein: protein MCCTEQPQGIRQTIGLDRVRRIMTAIAVALLVTVMMPVASGFAQTPTPAASPTPVPSPTPSPTATNVNQSAGSSTLDLGSNFLERLGNQASSGINRASRTNPGGGGASESTEGPRYRTWYEGYGISIRTDAQGDFVGDKRKTFGGVAGFGARIAPGVNLGFSVDQSHTDIDVPLALQSATLDLTQVGFNGSIDKGPWTWAFAVVHGFGKVHSIRDTGFGLATAGYRAAVDGALTEIGYYWTKDQMRVVPKGALEYVRATGAAFQEAGGLDPLNVGSSAIARARVMIGAEIGRYFIFDRKILDLSAYGKFVDNFYQDLGSVQVSLGTQNIIVPGIGESRYGMDAGAAASLSLTNTARLYVNYDGKFRNELTSHQGTVGFEYRW, encoded by the coding sequence ATGTGCTGCACTGAGCAGCCCCAAGGGATACGGCAGACGATCGGGCTGGACCGTGTCCGCCGGATCATGACGGCAATTGCCGTGGCCCTGTTAGTTACCGTGATGATGCCGGTTGCATCAGGCTTCGCGCAGACCCCGACGCCGGCGGCGTCTCCGACGCCGGTCCCGTCGCCGACACCGAGCCCGACAGCGACCAATGTCAACCAGTCCGCCGGCAGCAGCACGCTCGATCTCGGCTCGAACTTCCTGGAGCGCCTCGGCAACCAGGCTTCCAGCGGCATCAACCGGGCCTCACGCACCAATCCGGGTGGGGGCGGCGCGTCCGAGAGCACCGAGGGTCCGCGCTATCGCACCTGGTACGAGGGCTACGGGATCTCGATCCGGACCGATGCGCAGGGTGACTTCGTCGGCGACAAGCGCAAGACATTCGGCGGTGTCGCCGGCTTCGGCGCGCGGATCGCGCCGGGCGTCAATCTCGGCTTCTCCGTCGACCAGAGCCATACCGACATCGACGTGCCGCTCGCGCTCCAGTCGGCCACGCTCGACCTGACCCAGGTCGGCTTCAACGGCTCCATCGACAAGGGGCCGTGGACCTGGGCCTTTGCGGTGGTGCACGGCTTCGGCAAGGTCCATTCTATCAGGGATACCGGCTTTGGCCTCGCAACCGCGGGCTATCGTGCCGCGGTCGACGGCGCGCTGACCGAGATCGGCTATTACTGGACCAAGGACCAGATGCGCGTCGTGCCCAAGGGTGCGCTCGAATATGTGCGCGCCACCGGCGCGGCATTCCAGGAGGCTGGCGGCCTCGATCCCCTCAACGTCGGTTCGAGCGCGATCGCACGCGCGCGCGTCATGATCGGCGCCGAGATCGGGCGGTACTTCATCTTCGACCGGAAAATTCTGGACCTGTCAGCCTACGGCAAGTTCGTCGACAATTTCTATCAGGACCTCGGCTCGGTGCAGGTCAGCCTGGGGACCCAGAACATTATCGTCCCCGGCATCGGCGAGAGCCGCTACGGCATGGACGCCGGTGCCGCGGCCTCGCTCAGCCTGACCAATACCGCGCGGCTCTACGTCAATTACGACGGCAAGTTCCGCAACGAGCTGACCTCGCACCAGGGCACGGTCGGCTTCGAATACCGCTGGTAA
- a CDS encoding cold-shock protein — MPQKGTVKWFNPTKGYGFIKPNGGDKDVFVHISAVERAGLSTLNENQVVEYDLVENRGKTSAENLKVS, encoded by the coding sequence ATGCCACAAAAGGGCACCGTCAAATGGTTCAACCCGACCAAGGGCTACGGGTTCATCAAGCCGAACGGCGGCGACAAGGACGTGTTCGTCCATATCTCTGCCGTTGAGCGTGCTGGCCTCTCGACCCTGAACGAGAACCAGGTGGTTGAATACGACCTCGTGGAGAACCGCGGCAAGACATCCGCGGAGAACCTCAAGGTCTCCTGA
- the purN gene encoding phosphoribosylglycinamide formyltransferase, whose translation MKRRVAILISGRGSNMAALIKAASAADFPAEISLVISNKADALGLERARAAGVKTLVIESKPFGKDRAGFEKVLQAALDEHGIELICLGGFMRLFTAEFTKAWYGRMLNIHPSLLPSFPGLDPHGQALRAGVKLSGSTVHFVIPETDAGPIVMQGAVPVSDHDTADTLSERILEVEHRIYPAALSLLASGKVRIEGDVCKTAGSAASENFLVAPVVT comes from the coding sequence ATGAAGCGGCGCGTCGCCATTCTGATCTCGGGGCGCGGTTCCAACATGGCCGCGCTGATCAAGGCAGCAAGCGCGGCCGACTTTCCGGCGGAGATTTCGCTGGTCATTTCGAACAAGGCCGATGCGCTCGGTCTCGAACGGGCCAGGGCAGCCGGCGTGAAGACGCTGGTGATCGAGAGCAAGCCGTTCGGCAAGGACCGCGCAGGCTTCGAAAAGGTGCTGCAGGCCGCGCTCGACGAGCACGGCATCGAGCTGATTTGCCTCGGCGGCTTCATGCGCCTGTTCACCGCTGAATTCACCAAGGCCTGGTACGGGCGGATGCTCAACATCCATCCGTCGCTGTTGCCTTCATTCCCCGGGCTCGACCCGCACGGCCAGGCCTTGCGCGCCGGCGTGAAACTGTCCGGGTCGACGGTGCACTTCGTGATCCCCGAGACCGATGCAGGCCCGATCGTGATGCAGGGGGCTGTACCCGTCAGCGATCACGACACGGCCGACACGCTGTCCGAGCGCATACTCGAAGTCGAGCACCGCATCTATCCTGCGGCACTGAGCCTGCTTGCGAGCGGGAAGGTCCGCATTGAGGGTGACGTGTGCAAGACTGCGGGAAGCGCGGCGTCGGAGAATTTTCTGGTTGCGCCGGTGGTGACCTGA